The following nucleotide sequence is from Synchiropus splendidus isolate RoL2022-P1 chromosome 1, RoL_Sspl_1.0, whole genome shotgun sequence.
CACCAACACAGCCAGGCAGTTGTCAGGGAAATGTAGGTGCAAAGATTCTTGAAGCACCGAGTTGTACCAGCCAACCTGCAAACACAACTATTATTGGACAGACACAGAGGCTGAGATTTGATAGTTACCCCATCGATAGGATATTATTAATTgatctaaagaaaaaaaaaaggatcaaaataaacaaatacatctgAGATTTAGACACGATTCCAATTAATAATAATTGGAATTGTTAATTGGatatctcaccctgtcctcggtttcctcttccctcaaattaataataacaacagtaataataaaTCAAACCTTGACCATTTCTCAAGCCTCGAAAAACTTCAACGCATTAGAAATACAACATACAGAGAAGCACTAGGAAAAAAGGTAACTGTTTTAACACCTTAAGCGGATGTACTTCAAAGCCAAATTTCGAAAGATAGTCCTCCAAAAGTCCTGTTACACTTCCCATGTTGACAGTAGAGTCCGCCATTGCTGTTTGCAgtggcagtgcattatgggtatTGCATTTTCTCaagttttttttacaataatattcatatttttttacatttaaataatatgTAATATTAACCAATGCCCATAATATTTAACggatgaaaatatatatattccaaaAGACATTTGTATCCATTTCGTTACTTTTTACGTCACCCAGACGCGCGAGCGTACTGCGTCATCACGCTGCAGTTTGCGGGCACCTGGATTTAAAAGTGGACTACTGTGTGTCTGAGCCTCTGGGAACGCTCACAGTTGTTTTTTTGGCCCCTCCCGAATTGAAATGTTTCGGCTTCGAGTTCTATCTCAATTGTATCGGTTGGAAGGCCAAAGATATTTTCCCCCAGCAACCTGTGCTCAACAGCAGTGATTAAACTAGTCGTCACTGCTTAGCCGAAGCTAAGTATGTGTCGTCCTGCGTTGACGCTTATTTAGCCTTCTTTTTTGTGAGTCGAGGTGAAGTTCAGCATCCCCAGAGTGACGCACCGCCTCTGGCTTCTATTCTCGGTGGCTGGAAAGAGGTTGGTTATTCCTCGATGACTCttaatgacattattattattagcctGTTCTCTGTTGGCAGTAACTGACACGGGCATCAGTGGTGTAACTCTATCTTCTGGTGTCGAAGATCACACCGCTGCGATGTGTTACTTTGTTACAGATGTCATACGAGTGAATGAATGTTGAGCTTCACACTTTGGTTTCCAGGATCGCAGAGTAATGAACTGGGACAATCAGCTGAGCTCCATCCTGTCAGCTGCAGATGGAAGTGTGGCCAAAATGAGGGTGAGAAGTTTTCCCTTGCAGTGTATATCATCTGTCATTGGGTGCCTGTCTTAGCCACTTAGCACAGCATTTTACTCCCATGTTTTAGATGCCATTTCTGCTCTAAAGATGGAGGGTATAAAGAGTGATTTCCAAAGTGACAGATTCAGATAAAATAGTTTGCCATTTCCTTGTAGAGGTCGTTTTGCATTGTCTGAAACCTTTCTGTGAGTTAGTCATTGATATAAATTGCTGggattggtgtgtgtgtgtttgagctgcTTAATGAAGACTAATTTTGTTTGCAGTCAGAATTAAAAACCTTTATAACATTTTGTTGTGTATTGCTGTTGCTAGATACTTTTGCAGTTAAATTAATGCTTTGTTTTCCAAAGACACTTCAATGTATTCTGACTAACTTTTGACTGACATTTTTGAATCAGACTATTCTGAAACTGGATGTTTTGCGTTTATATAGGCGGATGAACAATGAACAGGCTATTTTAAAACTATTCAGGTCTGGTGTCTTTGAATCTGAAAAGGGTTCCCCTGCCACAAGATTAAGGGACAACACACTGACATTTAATAAATCAACGACTTTTAGAAAATTAAACTATTTATTCCCACTTGTTATTTTCATTCTCTGGAACTTAACTTGTGTTTTGTAAAATCAGTAGATGGCAGCGATGCGCTGCAAACGTTCCGCTCGTCTAGTTGTGGGAAAATAACTGTGTTGAAAAAATAACTGAAATTCTTTCATGAGTTCACAGGAAAGACTGGCGTCACCACGGAAACTTTGCCAGGAAGGTGAAGCAACATTTCCTGCTCTTGGTGCCAAATCAAAATTCAACTATTTCTATTGGCTGTTTTTACTCCATCACCCTCTCACACCGGGATGTCTCTCTTTTGTTGTTTGTAGATCTGTttccagaaagagagagaagccaTTATGTACATCTAGaccctcctgctcttcctcctcgaGCCTCCCTTCACCATCAACCGTCATCGTCTCTCAGCCGTGCTGTTCAGTGGTCAGACATTGCAGCGGTCCAGTCACAAGTCCAGCTGCAAAACCAGGTTTTCGAGTTGTTATGGTTAAGATGTGGTGTCATTCTCTTATGTGTGATTTAAACAAGTACAAACTTTTTTTAAGGCCATTGAGTCTCTAACCAAGAGGCTTTATAACATGGAGCGAGAGAGACAGTCCCACCAATCCCACATTCAAGCCCTCCAAGGTAACTGAAAATGATGAGCATCAGCTGTGTTTACATGAATGTGAAACATTtttcgcacacacacaggaagaacTCTTCTCttaagtcattaaaaaaaatcaaatactaAAAAGCGAGTTATCATCATAAACACAATTTAATTTgtcatttatgaattatttatgtAAAGGATGACTGGGACTTTTTGGAAGCTTTAGTTCAATTCAATGCTACTATATTAATTGGATTAGAACTGAAACTCACCATACAGAATCTTCACACAATAcagaataaaatgaatgcaaaagaagaaaaaaagaaagaaaaatagattGTTGATGGAACCTCAATACAACTATGACACAGACAATACAGTCATCTTAAGTTTGTTGCACAAGTCTTGGTGTTGCTGGTGTTATTATGTAATAATTGCGTGGGTGTAATTGAGTGTGTGAGACTGGGTCAGTGTATCAATGCTTGTGCCATCATGTATGTGTGCTGTTGCCGCATTTAGTTTCCAGCAGTAAATGCTTACTCATCCTTCCACCTCAGCTGGTGCTAAACGTTCTTTCACTCTTTTAGAAACAGATCATCTATATTTAAATATGATGAATCATGCTCATCTACTCAGTCttgcagagaggaaaaaaaattccCCCATCCTTATGCCATCTGTCTTCTTTTCCAGAGGAGGTTGACAGGCTGAGAGAAGAACTGAGGTATGGGGAAAGGGAGATGGATGAAGTGAGGAAGACTCACAGCCCAGGAGTGGAGAAAAAGATGGAGCAGTGGCGAAGGGAGGTGGGACGCGAGCTCAGCAGTTTGCGAGGACATATCGCCCGAGCCACTTCTCTAGGCAACCTGGAGGAAAGGTAGTAGATCTCGGGTAGGGTGGGGTTGTGCTATGATATGAGTGTTCTCTGTTGTCACAAAGAATCTTATTTATATATTAGAATAATTGTTCCTTCTGGTAAATTCCTTGTATTTTATTAGTTCACAGCTGGCCACTTCTTTCTCTCCCAGTCAAatgcttcctgtgtgtgttttcccagGATTGGTTTCATACagtatattttcatttaatctctctttcttttttattcatttattttttatagtttCAGTTCCAACGTTCACAGAGATGAGATGGAACATCTGCGACGTGAGGTGGATCAACTGAAAGTGCGATTAAGTGAGTCACATCAGCAAATAAATGATCACTTGTACTGATACTGTGGGACTACTCATTTGTATAATGCAACACTGCCCTGTAAAACAAAGACAAGCCCGGTCCTGCTTAAGCTCCCTCTTCATTTCCTGACAGGTAGACAAGAGGAGGACCTGTTCTCCCAGCAAATGGAGGCCAGAGAGGCTCGGCGACACTACGATAGAACTTGCAAGGTGCTTGCCGCTTCCATTTGTCATGCATAAAAGCACTTGAGTTTTAATCTTTGCTTCACGTATTTAGACACTGCAGGAGTTGACTGACAGCTACAGGAGTCACAGCACTGATCTGGCGAAGACCGTCTCCCAGTATTCACAGACACGACAAGAGTTTCGCCAAGTCAGGTAGAAAGACTACACATGGGTCTGCATTTCACTGATGCGTGTGCAAGGTGGGACAACTGAGTGCTTTTCAGTTGATGAGTGTTTTGTATGGTTGCATCACTGGTTTCTGTTTAGtattttgagtttatttttggCTGCAGAAATGAAGGAAGAATGCACACAGTCGATGTGTAAAAGTGTGAACATTGAGATTTTGTTGCAGAGCGTGATTATAGTTGTTGCATATGTACAGTTGATAATGAACTGGTTCAATGAAAGGAATGAATTCATGTCAGTATGCTAGACAGTGTCCGCATTGCAccagaaaaataataatcctgATATTTAGACCGTGTAACCAGAATGTAACGTAATGCCGACCATGTGCTCCGACAGTGCAACTGTGTCAGAGCTGAAGGAAGAGGTTCACGGTCTTCTCCGAGAAAATGACCCATCAACGCTGTCACCACAGGCATCAGGCAAGACACCACTGTTGATGCATGCATCATGTTGTAAAGCAGTATACACAGGGTTCTGGTGTTTCTTTAgtttttctgaaaaacaaatcataaaCACTCAGTTTCATAGCGCTTTTTCTTTCGCCCACAGGTCTGTCACCTGCTCATCATCAGAGACGAGGGGTCACGATTTTAGAGACGAAGCCAGACTCTGATTCAGACGACTTCAGTCCAACACCGAGTCTGGCTGAGATCAGCTCCGATGATTTGTCCTGGCTGGACGACAAAGAGCAAAGTGAGAACAAATCATTGCAAACATGGATGCTGCTCATTTGACTTTTAAATATCTTAAATGAGACTTATCTTTGCTTAGAAGACCAGTTTCTGCCTAAAGCTGTCAGAGCCATTACACATTCACACAAACTATGGCCTAATGGAATGTATAGCTGCGTATGCAAGTCAATATTTGGCTGATAGTGAAACTGACTACCCCAGTGACACATTCTGTCCGATGCATCATGCAATAACATTCTGCCACAAGATGGAACACGTAATTTCCTTCCCCCGCCCTCCCACACAACATGTGGCTTCACCCTTATATTCATCGCAGTGAAACTTGAGTCACTGAGCCAGTCTTTCAAACATTCAAGATATCCATTCTTTTTCTCACTCCATTCTCACATTTACACATACCTCTCACCACGTATACTCTTTATTCTTTccctttatttttccttttgttcccCCCAGCTATTCCTCAGAAGTCGACAGTGCGTCTAAGCGTTCAGTCCAGGAAGAGCAACTTTTCCAGTCCAGCAACTGAtctggaggatgaggatgacgaTAGTGACAACCTCCTGGGTGATGATGCTCCTGCAGAGTCAGAGTCTGATCTGAGCCTCAATGATCTGTCAACAGTTTAGGACGCTGAAGCTGGCATTCCAAAGTAGCTCGGATGTTTTCATTGATTGATTCCATGTTGTCAGATGATCCAGAGAAAAAAGTGTCTTAATCTCATTGTGGAATTTTACAAATATCTCAACTATCACAACACAATCTGCTGAGAAGACTTTAAGTTAACATATACAACCAGTGCATGCTCAGTAACTGTTCATCTTCAAGTTCATATAGTATTTGAACCGTCTGCATTCAACTGCCGTTTTTAAGGGCTATTTGGCCCAAAATATTTTAAGAGATACTAAAGCAAACAGTGTTAATGACTACAATCGCTGTGTGCCATGGGTGTTTTAATACTTTTAGTTTTGTTGAACCTGTCATGGTTCAAAAAGCAAGCTAAAAACAGAAGCAGATGGCATCTGCATatcatttgtgttttcttgCATCTTTATCTCAAACCTCATACAGCTTATTAATGATGATCTCATGTTTCATTTGTATCATATATTCATATTGAAAAGCTCTTGTAAAGTGTATGAAACGGTGAGTTAAAATTTTGTTTGGTTAGTACTTTTGCATTGTTTTCAGTGGCACTAGTGATGTCACTGATGCTTTCATGCATCTGCTTGTTAACTTAaaaaggggatttttttttttaatgaaaatggcAGAATGAGGTTTGGATATGAGTCAGCCTGGGTTCAGGTCTAGGTTGTGCAACTTGTGACTTTTCCGACCTTTCACAGATGAGCTGTAATTCATTTCCAAAGATCTGTGTTTCAAAGGTGTTTCTGTTCCATGACCCTCAACTTTCACTCCACCTCTTTAATAACGTGATTGTTTGGTGTGATGGGTGACTGAGTCTGACTTTTAGTGCTTCATGTTAAGATTGGTCAGTTATCTGATCCTTTAGTGAGGTCAAAATGCTTCATGAGAGCTGTCCAGTGAAGCACTTCTGTGCTACGTCTGTACCTGTACGTCTTACCGTTAACATGTACTAATGTTTTTACCAGCATTTGTCCGAATCATGTCTGGCTGCCTCCCTGTCCCTTGTAGCCTGCAGCACATATGAGAGGGAAATGAGTAATAATTCAGTTTTTCTAGTTTTCTAAATCGGCACTCAAAACACTCGGCGCTACCACACCCTCAACATGTCAACTCAAAAAAACTACAGGTCTGACCTTGTTTCTGAGCAGTGGCTGTGATTCCCTTCCAAATctgtgaaaagttttttttctgatgggAGATTGTTCGCTGGGTAAATCCTCCATGCTGTCTGGTCAAGACTGCGATTTAGCAGAAGTGATTCAAGAGAAACCACCGATGAGCGGTTAGAGGAAGAGCTGACTTGCCTCATAAACATATCTCTTTAATTATACGATCAGTGCTTTGTTTGCTGTTTCAAAAATACCTTCAGAACCATGAGCTGGTTCGCAAATTTTCTTGTGGCTTTGTGCTAATAcaatcttgttttcatttgatgtcTATCTTCTCTAGCATCCTGTATGGTGGGGGAAAATAAGAGGCCTTTTATCGTTGTGAATATCAGCCTTAAACAAAGAAAGATAAACAAACCCTGCTTACTGTGAAATAGTTCTGAAATGGGTTCTGAAGCAGGTTGTAGAAGCAAGTTGGTTGATGACTTAGCTGCTACAGAATGTTGTAAAATTTACTCTGAATCCTGCTTTGAGGATAAAATCAGTCATCTCAgtcatttattaattcattggCCATTACTTTTCTCTTATGTTTGCCTTAACAGCTTGTACAGTAAAGGTTCAATTTTTCAGCGCTTTATTGTAATTTGAATATGACTGTAAGAACTTGTGACTCAGTAGGGAACCTCTCTACTGTATTTAGTTTTGGTAGAGCTTTAACTTGGGCGATACTTCGTCAGATCAAGTTGGCACGAGTCATGTGAGGCACGTGGTGAATTGGTGGTTCCTGCAGGTCCAATTCAAGTGAGCACAAATGGAAACAAATTGGGGGCGACTCCCACACCCCTCCGCACCACTGTGGTCTCCATCTGCTCTCAATTCCTGTTGTACCAGCAGGTCTGTCTGACATGAGTCACAGTGTGCCAGGCCCGGTGTAaggctgttaaatatttcaGTGTCCAGACGCCCCCACTGAGGGAGTGCAGACCGATATAATGCAAGAGATCATTGTGACTGTGCTGCTTTTCTATGAAGACATAGTGCCACGCCGGTCAGCAGTTCAACTTTTGTTTGAATAAAGTAGCTTTTTTGTGTAGCTGTGTTTACAGATTTTATAAAGAACTATCTTGTTTGTTGCTGAAGATAATAGCTCATGAATGAGGCTGTTATTTCTTTCTTGTATTTCAATGGCCAAGTATTGTTCTCTTCACACGCAATGAATCAGCTGAATGTAAAGGTCAACTTTGTTATTTGTAAGTTTGTCTTAAAATGTTGATGGTATTTTTGCCAGCTGCTCAGGGCAAGAAGAGAAGACTGAATGAATGTAGATGACGTTTGTATAGGTGACTTGTTTGTATCACAATGAAGggttttgtttgtgatttttGTATTGACTTGTGAAATATTACTAATCTTTGtttgcgttttttttaatgaacagtgCCAtgaacaaaatgtgtttataaaGCATTAGGTGTTCCATATGGTGCAATCATAGTATCGTATCTTGTGGAATTGcctgaaatgtttgtgtttcactgaattTGTATTGTAATCTATGGTACTAACCATGGACCTGAATCTAAGAGCTCGGTGGTTTAGTTAAAGGTTTATCAGAAAACGTCGTCATAAAAAAAGACTGTTTTGCTTGTAAAGATTAGTTCACATATgtccataaaaaaacaataaaattctgaactgataattctttttttattcagtgtagTTATACTGATACTGTTAGTgactgtcatgtttttttcaagaGTTTACATGAGGCCCCCTATGTAGATGTAAATGCTCTCATCAACTCCTTTGTTTTATAATCTCAAATGACGAAAGAAGTGTTTGTAGATGTCAAAGTATGTTTAATGGCAAAACAGGGATCCATATTTTTCTGCAAAATGTAGTCACCAATTTTCACACCACTTTCACAAATGTATTCAACATTTTAAGAAATAACATGGCCACAACTTTGCAACAGAAATGACTTGTGTAACAGAACAGGAGTTCAACGAAAGGCATTGTACATCAGGTAGCTACATATCAACTTGGTCATCACAACTTCACATTCCTATCATTTCCATTGTTTATCCTGggttcaatattattattattaacactCTGACTTGTTGCACAACATCTAAAGACACTCGCTGGTTTCTCTCATCACTGCAATCCAGTAGAAAGTCACATTCACTTGCCCTTTTTGGAAAATTAGctacaaaatacaatgtttggATACTCAATCAGACCATGAAATATGACAAAAGCATGGGCGTTATGACAGACAAGCATCAGTAGTATTTCTTACCACCATTCTTGCTACTGATTTGGTTTACAGTTAGAGAAGTCATGGGGCTAAAGCACTGGAGTACACAGTGTATTTGTAAGGCACTCTCTATTTGACAGATATGatcctgaaaatgaaaatctaaGTGGATGGCCTGAGAGTGACAAATATTAAATAGGCTAATCCGTGGcataaatttaaaaatacacaacatgTACAAACGCTCTCTAACCCAGACTCACACATCTAATCTGAAAGCTACGATTCTCACATACACGGACAATATTTGTatccccccccacacacacacacttgaaaaaGTAAAgtgcaaacacaacaacactgaAATCAGAGCTCTGCTGTGAGTCACTGCTTTGTTCAGTTGACTGGATTCACAGCGGAGAGCAGACAGTGAAGCAGACTTCAGGTCAACCCAGATGAAGGTTCCCCTGATGTTGTACCATTTCCTAACAATGTGGGCACATCTGATTCCATAACTTGGAACGTCCCTAAGCAGTCACTTAAACATTTGGGCTGGCTAACATTAAAATAACAGAGGCACTGTTTGCATTCTCTCACATATCATCTCTGCTGAAGATGATCCGATGCATGCTTGAGAGCGGCTGTAGCCTGTGCAGAGTCCTGTGCGCGTGCGGGAATTTTTGGGCGAGAAACCAGAATCAAAGCGAGCCATGATCCTGGTGAGGAGTTCTGAACATGGACCAGGTCATCCTGGGTCAGTAGCTGTACATGGACAAGGGTGTGTCCTCCATGTCATCCTGTCAAATGAACACAGAGACACTGTAAACGCTGAAGCTTTAGGATTCCTGATGGTCACAAGTCACAACCTGCTGAAGACAAAATCACACAcgcaaacatttttgttttgctatttttctgaggacctctcatttccataatgcttctcacccttaaccatcagaaacaaatggctaacctcaagCAGGACTCTTAACCCaactataatgacccagttgttCAGGAGTCTTCATCGCCATATTCAGGGTTTAAGTTGTGAGTACTTCACTGATCGTCCGCAGGTCAGCGGCTTGTATATGTCATCAGCATTGATGCTGACGTGACAAAAAGAAACGATCACTTCGTGAGTGCACTTAGTCCTTGTGAGCTCACCATGGGCAGTTCCTGCAGCCTGCGGAACTCAGGTCTGGTGTCTCTTCgcctcagtttgaggaagaggagcagggtgATGATGACGGCAGTGATGATGAAGGCTGACACCAGGCCAGCAAGGAGGGGGTCTAGTGGAGGAGACTTACTGTCCTTCTTGGCTGCGGAAACAGAAAGCATGGATGTGAAACAGCGTTTTTGTCATACTCAAGCAGATGTGGGCAAAGTGGGGCC
It contains:
- the LOC128764131 gene encoding uncharacterized protein LOC128764131 — encoded protein: MNWDNQLSSILSAADGSVAKMRERLASPRKLCQEDLFPERERSHYVHLDPPALPPRASLHHQPSSSLSRAVQWSDIAAVQSQVQLQNQAIESLTKRLYNMERERQSHQSHIQALQEEVDRLREELRYGEREMDEVRKTHSPGVEKKMEQWRREVGRELSSLRGHIARATSLGNLEESFSSNVHRDEMEHLRREVDQLKVRLSRQEEDLFSQQMEAREARRHYDRTCKTLQELTDSYRSHSTDLAKTVSQYSQTRQEFRQVSATVSELKEEVHGLLRENDPSTLSPQASGLSPAHHQRRGVTILETKPDSDSDDFSPTPSLAEISSDDLSWLDDKEQTIPQKSTVRLSVQSRKSNFSSPATDLEDEDDDSDNLLGDDAPAESESDLSLNDLSTV